A window of the Mucilaginibacter sp. cycad4 genome harbors these coding sequences:
- a CDS encoding ABC transporter ATP-binding protein — MKIYFRLLSFARPIGKFAFPYFICTLLSVIFNTLNIALLAPLLTTIFDKHAATATIIKPQNWWDPIKDFEFLAHTANQHYGPLGALKFVCTAIISSVLLSNVFRYLSQRIMENLRIYTLLNLRRTVFNNVMNLHLGYFSNERKGDILSKISADVQVVQFSVTGTLQVAFKEPFQLIAYLVMLFVISVKLTLFSMLIIPISAFIISRIVKRLKEQAAESQQTYSNMISNLDEALSGIKIIKAFNAVPFIKNRFDHENREYSRITRSMAKRQQMASPVSEFLGVLMVAGIVLYGGSLIISGSGTLAASDFIVYIALFSQVMRPAKAISDSFSNIHSGIAAGERVLALIDEKPLIVNAPDATELTGFEDKVTFENVSFAYTVKPDVKQAADNGKPLAETEKYVLKNINFEIPKGKTVALVGPSGGGKSTLMDLLPRFSEPQSGTISIDGKNIQTVTMESLRALMGIVNQESILFNDTIFNNIAFGKPNVTQQEVEAAARIANAHNFIMETAKGYQTNTGDRGTKLSGGQRQRICIARAVLNNPPIMLLDEATSALDTESEKLVQEALNNLMQNRTSLIIAHRLSTIQNADIILVLENGCIVERGSHFELLQNNGLYRKLIDMQAFNSGE; from the coding sequence ATGAAGATTTATTTCAGGCTTCTGTCATTCGCTCGTCCAATAGGGAAATTCGCGTTTCCTTACTTTATATGTACTTTGCTTTCGGTAATATTTAACACGCTTAATATAGCGCTGCTTGCACCGTTGCTTACCACAATTTTTGACAAGCACGCCGCAACTGCCACAATAATTAAACCCCAAAACTGGTGGGACCCGATTAAGGATTTTGAATTTCTTGCCCATACAGCCAATCAGCATTATGGGCCGCTTGGTGCTTTAAAGTTTGTTTGTACAGCAATTATATCGTCAGTTTTATTAAGTAATGTATTCAGGTATTTATCGCAGCGGATAATGGAAAACCTGCGTATTTACACACTGCTTAACCTGCGCCGCACCGTATTTAACAATGTCATGAACCTTCATTTAGGTTACTTTAGTAACGAGCGCAAAGGTGATATCCTATCAAAAATTTCGGCGGATGTTCAGGTAGTGCAATTTTCGGTTACAGGTACTTTACAGGTTGCTTTCAAAGAACCTTTCCAGTTGATAGCCTATCTGGTAATGCTGTTTGTAATATCCGTTAAATTAACTTTATTCTCCATGCTGATAATCCCTATTTCAGCATTTATCATATCGAGGATAGTGAAACGCCTTAAAGAACAGGCTGCCGAATCACAACAAACTTACAGCAACATGATCAGTAACCTTGATGAAGCTTTATCGGGCATTAAGATCATCAAAGCATTTAATGCTGTTCCGTTTATAAAAAACCGTTTCGATCACGAAAACAGGGAATATTCCAGAATTACCCGTTCAATGGCCAAGAGGCAGCAAATGGCCTCGCCTGTGTCCGAATTTTTAGGAGTTTTAATGGTTGCAGGCATCGTATTATATGGCGGCTCATTAATTATAAGCGGAAGCGGTACGCTGGCCGCCTCCGACTTTATCGTTTACATTGCCCTGTTTTCGCAGGTTATGCGCCCGGCCAAGGCCATATCAGATTCATTCAGCAATATTCACTCGGGCATAGCAGCGGGCGAACGCGTACTGGCGTTGATAGATGAGAAACCGCTGATTGTTAATGCCCCCGATGCCACAGAACTTACAGGCTTTGAAGATAAGGTTACGTTTGAAAACGTATCATTTGCCTATACAGTTAAACCTGATGTTAAACAAGCTGCAGATAACGGAAAACCGCTGGCGGAAACTGAAAAATACGTACTTAAAAACATCAACTTCGAAATACCGAAAGGGAAAACAGTAGCCCTGGTTGGGCCATCAGGCGGTGGAAAATCAACTTTAATGGATCTGCTGCCCCGGTTTAGTGAACCACAGTCAGGTACCATCTCTATCGACGGTAAAAATATCCAAACGGTCACCATGGAATCATTAAGGGCTTTAATGGGTATTGTTAACCAGGAGTCTATTTTGTTCAACGATACTATCTTTAATAACATCGCTTTCGGCAAACCAAATGTGACCCAGCAAGAGGTAGAAGCTGCTGCCCGCATAGCCAATGCCCATAATTTTATTATGGAAACAGCTAAAGGCTATCAAACCAACACCGGCGACCGCGGCACCAAACTATCAGGCGGTCAGCGCCAGCGCATCTGTATAGCCCGCGCGGTGCTGAACAACCCGCCTATCATGCTGTTAGATGAGGCTACATCGGCCCTGGATACAGAATCGGAAAAACTGGTGCAGGAAGCTTTGAATAACCTGATGCAGAACCGCACCTCGCTTATTATCGCGCATCGTTTAAGCACCATACAAAATGCAGATATTATTCTTGTTCTTGAAAATGGCTGCATTGTTGAACGCGGTTCGCACTTTGAGTTATTACAAAACAATGGTTTGTACAGGAAATTGATAGATATGCAGGCGTTTAATAGCGGAGAGTAA
- a CDS encoding glycosyltransferase, producing MEQKLISIALCTYNGEKHLGQQLDSIVNQTYKNLEIVIVDDCSTDNSYNIALDYAENDKRIKCFRNKTNLGFNKNFENALNLTTGDYIAISDQDDIWMATKIHDLLNNIGDNWLVFSNSVYIEDDGTVTDKPLLLNFKYLQRNYMAFLLGNFVTGHTTLMTREFLEHIFPFPEKGYYDWWMGFVASYNHKLRYVDKILTQYRIHEQSVIQQSLAADAEKQKKLYFALNSTMQSNYLAYKELNNSDKKFILNLKKAYHQVNYPYYNLKLIRLLYSQYLNLFPYLKKRKGISRLLFVLKYARRVKE from the coding sequence ATGGAACAAAAATTAATATCTATTGCACTCTGTACTTACAATGGTGAAAAGCATCTTGGTCAACAATTGGATAGTATCGTTAACCAGACTTATAAAAACCTTGAAATTGTTATTGTTGATGACTGCTCAACGGATAACTCTTATAACATTGCTTTAGATTATGCTGAAAACGATAAGAGGATTAAGTGTTTCCGGAATAAAACCAACTTAGGTTTTAATAAAAATTTTGAGAATGCACTTAATTTAACCACTGGCGATTATATAGCTATCAGCGATCAGGACGATATCTGGATGGCTACTAAAATCCATGACCTGTTGAATAATATTGGTGACAACTGGCTTGTTTTTTCAAATTCTGTTTATATAGAAGATGATGGTACAGTAACGGATAAGCCATTACTATTAAATTTTAAGTATCTGCAAAGAAACTACATGGCATTTCTTTTAGGTAATTTTGTGACCGGGCACACAACCTTAATGACAAGGGAGTTTTTGGAGCATATTTTTCCTTTCCCCGAAAAAGGCTATTATGATTGGTGGATGGGTTTTGTAGCAAGTTATAATCATAAATTGCGGTATGTTGATAAAATACTAACACAATACCGCATTCATGAGCAATCGGTGATTCAACAGAGCTTAGCAGCAGATGCGGAAAAACAAAAAAAGTTATACTTTGCCCTTAACAGCACCATGCAGTCAAATTATTTGGCATATAAGGAATTAAACAATAGTGATAAAAAATTCATTCTTAATCTTAAAAAAGCATATCACCAGGTAAACTATCCTTATTATAACCTTAAACTTATACGTTTACTTTATAGCCAATATTTAAACCTGTTTCCTTACCTCAAAAAGAGGAAAGGGATATCCAGGCTATTATTTGTACTGAAGTATGCCCGAAGGGTAAAAGAATAA
- a CDS encoding glycosyltransferase family 2 protein yields the protein MYNTHIKKGISVVVPNYNGAGLLAQNLPSVYAALKSSGLNHEVIVSDDASTDNSVEFIRANYPDIVLICNHTNAGFSVNINRGIAAAKLELVLLLNSDINLEENYFEQQIKYFDHPDTFGVMGKIIDEGTGKVAESCKYPLFSFFKVNHFKNISIDFAAQVYSYYLSGANALVSRDKLNELNGFNEIFSPFYHEDIDLSLRAWENGWKCYYEPKAICFHAVSATIKSHNSKKSIKTISTRNKLLLHYFHLDDMRLYIWQIITILSLPLKWIGGKAYYLQAYRLYLQRLNALKVYKLAFKQHAIQRQRYIPYTIIKKQIKTALNQALNAQTK from the coding sequence ATGTATAATACCCATATTAAGAAAGGTATATCCGTGGTAGTACCCAATTATAACGGAGCCGGATTATTAGCACAAAATCTACCTTCGGTATATGCAGCACTAAAAAGCAGCGGGCTTAATCATGAGGTTATTGTTAGCGACGATGCATCAACAGATAATAGCGTTGAATTTATCAGGGCAAACTATCCCGATATTGTCCTGATCTGCAATCATACAAACGCTGGTTTTTCTGTTAACATTAACAGAGGCATAGCCGCGGCAAAGCTCGAATTGGTATTGTTACTTAATAGTGATATAAATCTTGAGGAAAATTATTTTGAACAACAAATAAAATATTTTGACCATCCTGATACTTTTGGCGTAATGGGTAAGATCATTGATGAAGGCACAGGCAAGGTTGCCGAATCATGTAAATATCCCTTATTTTCCTTTTTTAAGGTCAACCATTTTAAAAATATATCAATTGATTTTGCCGCTCAGGTTTACTCATACTATCTAAGCGGGGCCAATGCGCTGGTAAGCCGAGATAAGCTCAACGAACTCAACGGTTTTAACGAGATTTTTTCGCCATTTTATCATGAAGATATCGACCTGTCATTAAGGGCCTGGGAAAATGGCTGGAAATGTTATTATGAGCCAAAAGCTATTTGTTTCCATGCCGTTTCGGCAACTATAAAATCACATAATTCAAAAAAAAGTATCAAAACAATCAGTACCCGCAATAAACTGCTGCTTCATTATTTTCATTTGGATGATATGCGCCTTTATATTTGGCAAATAATTACCATATTATCCTTGCCCTTGAAATGGATTGGTGGCAAGGCCTATTATTTACAGGCATACCGGCTTTATTTGCAAAGGCTTAATGCCTTGAAAGTTTATAAGCTCGCTTTTAAACAACATGCTATCCAAAGGCAACGTTATATCCCGTATACAATAATTAAAAAACAAATAAAAACTGCACTCAATCAGGCTTTAAACGCACAAACGAAATAA
- a CDS encoding glycosyltransferase family 9 protein, giving the protein MFQFQDPEAPHILISRVDAIGDVVLTLPVAAYLKQLFPGAKVSFLGRTYTQPVINATASIDAFVNYDELKKLPDTSQIEYLQKQNIDAVIHVLPNKHIARIAKQAGIKLRIGTTNRVFHWYTCNKLVKLSRKKSDLHEAQLNLILLKPLGLEHVPSLPEIMAHNNFQNKVELTPALDAVLIKHKFNLLIHPKSHGSGMEWGLDNFVELINKLSPDKFNIIITGSENEKAVLENWIKTLPAHVLDMTGKMSLNELISFIFNADGLLASGTGPLHLAATAGINTLGLFPSLPPIHPGRWGPLGKKAGYLESHTDNLDVITPDIVAEKIDTWYNNKFINV; this is encoded by the coding sequence ATGTTCCAATTCCAGGATCCAGAAGCACCGCACATCTTAATAAGCAGGGTTGATGCTATTGGCGATGTTGTACTTACATTACCTGTGGCAGCCTACCTTAAACAATTATTCCCCGGTGCTAAAGTTTCGTTTTTGGGCCGTACTTATACACAGCCGGTAATTAACGCTACGGCTTCTATAGATGCATTTGTTAATTACGACGAACTGAAAAAACTCCCTGATACCAGCCAAATTGAATATCTGCAAAAGCAAAACATTGATGCTGTAATACACGTATTGCCAAATAAACATATTGCCAGAATAGCAAAGCAGGCAGGTATTAAACTCCGGATCGGAACAACCAACAGGGTATTTCATTGGTACACCTGTAACAAACTGGTAAAATTAAGCCGCAAAAAATCAGATCTGCATGAGGCGCAACTCAACCTGATCCTCTTAAAGCCATTAGGCCTTGAGCATGTACCTTCTTTACCTGAAATTATGGCACATAATAATTTTCAAAATAAAGTTGAGCTTACACCAGCTTTGGATGCTGTGCTTATAAAGCATAAATTTAACCTTCTCATTCATCCAAAATCACATGGCAGCGGTATGGAGTGGGGGCTGGATAACTTTGTAGAACTGATAAATAAGCTATCGCCCGATAAATTCAACATCATCATTACCGGGTCTGAAAACGAAAAGGCTGTGCTTGAAAACTGGATAAAGACCCTGCCTGCCCATGTATTGGATATGACCGGCAAAATGTCGCTGAATGAGCTCATTAGTTTCATATTTAATGCAGATGGGTTACTGGCTTCGGGTACAGGACCGCTTCATTTGGCCGCAACGGCAGGCATAAATACGCTTGGGCTGTTCCCTTCTTTACCACCTATCCATCCGGGACGATGGGGACCGCTTGGAAAAAAAGCCGGTTATTTGGAAAGCCACACTGATAACCTGGATGTCATAACACCGGATATCGTTGCCGAAAAAATTGATACATGGTATAATAATAAATTTATTAATGTATAA
- the meaB gene encoding methylmalonyl Co-A mutase-associated GTPase MeaB, with protein sequence MNGIPDTNQSDDFRVIARALTIVENDLNGSTTLLKSLKFDKSCPVIGITGPPGAGKSTLVNGIIDILLRGKKKVAVLAIDPTSPFNFGSLLGDRIRMASHFNHPDVFIRSLATRGSLGGLSAKTIEMADVLKAAGFDYVLIETVGVGQSEVEITGLADITLVVLVPEAGDEIQHIKSGLMEIADAFIINKADREGADVFANNLKKIIGHSIEEQPPIFKTTASQNQGIDNITAFIQQSNLKQNKRRKLLLTEKVYKLIQQKMMAGIDKKKLQLDITEALEAGNFNLYSFVDTYV encoded by the coding sequence TTGAACGGAATACCAGATACCAATCAAAGTGACGATTTTCGTGTAATTGCGCGTGCATTAACTATTGTTGAAAATGATCTTAACGGTAGCACCACATTGCTTAAAAGCCTTAAGTTTGATAAAAGCTGCCCGGTTATTGGCATCACGGGGCCGCCAGGCGCAGGTAAAAGCACCCTGGTAAACGGTATTATTGATATACTTTTAAGAGGTAAGAAAAAAGTAGCTGTACTGGCCATTGACCCAACATCGCCTTTTAATTTTGGCTCCCTGCTCGGCGATAGGATCAGGATGGCATCACATTTTAATCATCCCGATGTTTTTATCCGGTCATTAGCCACACGGGGCTCTTTAGGTGGCTTATCAGCAAAAACTATTGAGATGGCCGATGTACTAAAGGCCGCAGGTTTTGATTATGTGCTGATTGAAACGGTGGGCGTTGGCCAGTCTGAGGTTGAAATTACCGGCCTTGCCGATATCACCCTGGTTGTATTAGTGCCTGAAGCAGGCGACGAGATCCAGCACATTAAATCGGGCTTGATGGAAATTGCCGATGCTTTTATTATCAATAAAGCCGATCGGGAAGGGGCAGATGTGTTTGCCAATAACTTAAAAAAGATCATTGGACATAGCATTGAGGAGCAACCGCCCATATTTAAAACTACGGCATCTCAAAACCAGGGGATAGATAATATAACCGCCTTTATACAACAATCCAATTTGAAACAAAACAAGAGGCGTAAATTGCTGCTGACCGAAAAAGTATACAAACTTATTCAGCAAAAAATGATGGCTGGAATAGATAAAAAAAAGCTTCAGCTTGATATAACTGAAGCTTTGGAGGCTGGAAATTTTAACCTGTATAGTTTTGTGGATACTTATGTATAG